A single genomic interval of Armatimonadota bacterium harbors:
- a CDS encoding G-D-S-L family lipolytic protein encodes MGPITALLALTVLVSPSRVQDRPYDRDIAEFRKLDAARRPEKGQILFIGSSSFTRWARLQDAFPGRRVLNRAFGGSTLLDVRARLEDVVFPYQPGQIVLYCGENDFAADNGLAPDAVVGRLIDLFRTVRARLGAVPFVYVSMKPSPSRWHLAPKFRSANDGIRAFLGKQSKTVYVDVWPVMLGKDGRPREELFVDDKLHMNDKGYALWTPLLDKVLVRPVRATDRSKRDGPGEVPWWTGGRPTARS; translated from the coding sequence ATGGGACCCATCACGGCGCTGCTTGCGCTGACCGTCCTGGTCTCACCGAGCCGTGTCCAGGACAGGCCTTACGACCGGGACATCGCAGAGTTCCGAAAGCTCGACGCAGCCCGTCGACCGGAAAAGGGTCAGATCCTCTTCATCGGCAGTTCGTCGTTCACGCGATGGGCCCGCCTTCAGGACGCCTTCCCGGGACGACGCGTCTTAAACCGGGCTTTCGGCGGTTCGACCCTCCTCGATGTCCGCGCTCGGTTGGAAGACGTCGTCTTTCCTTACCAACCCGGACAGATCGTGCTGTACTGCGGCGAAAACGACTTCGCCGCCGACAATGGTTTGGCTCCGGACGCGGTCGTCGGGCGCCTGATCGACCTGTTCCGGACGGTGCGCGCCCGCCTTGGTGCCGTGCCGTTCGTTTACGTCTCGATGAAGCCGAGCCCGAGCCGTTGGCACCTCGCCCCGAAGTTCCGGTCGGCGAACGACGGGATCCGCGCCTTCCTAGGCAAGCAGTCGAAGACGGTTTACGTGGACGTCTGGCCCGTGATGCTAGGGAAGGACGGCCGGCCGCGCGAGGAGTTGTTCGTCGACGACAAGCTTCACATGAACGATAAGGGGTACGCGCTCTGGACGCCGCTGCTGGACAAAGTCCTCGTACGACCGGTACGGGCGACGGACCGGTCGAAGAGGGACGGTCCCGGAGAGGTGCCCTGGTGGACGGGAGGTCGTCCCACCGCACGGAGCTAA
- a CDS encoding winged helix-turn-helix transcriptional regulator: MVDLNTAFAALADPTRRAILARLVQGEATVMDLAQPFDMSQPAVSRHLKVLEGAGLIARRVKGTTRPCRIVPQALSDIDGWLHDLRQGLEANYGRLDRVLSDLSAKENAP; encoded by the coding sequence ATGGTCGACCTGAACACCGCCTTTGCCGCCTTAGCCGATCCGACGAGAAGGGCGATCCTCGCCCGGCTCGTCCAGGGAGAGGCGACCGTGATGGACCTGGCCCAGCCCTTCGACATGAGTCAACCGGCCGTATCGCGGCACCTCAAAGTGCTGGAAGGGGCGGGACTGATCGCCCGCCGGGTGAAGGGCACGACCCGCCCGTGCCGGATCGTGCCTCAGGCGTTGAGCGACATCGACGGTTGGCTGCACGATCTCAGGCAAGGGCTGGAAGCCAACTACGGACGGCTCGACCGCGTCCTGTCCGACTTAAGCGCGAAGGAAAACGCACCATGA
- a CDS encoding SRPBCC domain-containing protein: MSKLELKLEGDTDVVVTRRFAAPPALLYRAHTDCELIQKWLLGPDGWSMPECRSDARPGGQIRYEWRNAEGHGFHLTGEFIELEAPRRIVHVERMFLPDPTPDNRVETVFEADGEGTVMTMRMSLPSAEVREAMLSTGMEHGMEASYVRLEESDWRGW, translated from the coding sequence ATGAGCAAACTTGAGCTGAAACTCGAAGGCGACACCGACGTCGTCGTGACCCGACGCTTCGCGGCACCTCCGGCACTGCTGTACAGGGCCCACACCGATTGCGAACTGATCCAAAAGTGGCTGCTCGGTCCGGACGGATGGAGCATGCCGGAGTGTCGGAGCGATGCCAGGCCGGGCGGTCAAATCCGGTACGAATGGCGGAACGCCGAGGGCCACGGTTTTCACCTGACCGGAGAGTTCATCGAACTCGAGGCACCGCGCCGGATCGTACACGTGGAACGGATGTTCTTACCGGATCCGACTCCGGACAACCGTGTCGAAACCGTCTTCGAAGCCGACGGAGAAGGGACGGTCATGACGATGCGCATGTCGCTGCCGAGCGCCGAAGTCCGAGAAGCCATGTTATCGACAGGCATGGAACACGGAATGGAAGCCAGCTACGTCCGGCTCGAGGAGTCGGACTGGAGAGGCTGGTAA
- a CDS encoding DinB family protein, with protein sequence MVFKRALKENYHSGLAMLLQAVERCPVELWTAPNPPAGPSQDTGSEWNGVERPFWRIAFHTVYFTHLYLGQDEEAFKPPPSELAVSRRPEFERMWRAPWDLEPYELATGTGPCRPADVIAYLVFVDGLVDATVDALDLDRPSSGFSWYPKESKASHQLLNLRHLQGHVGQLSELLMLRGIDVDWV encoded by the coding sequence ATGGTGTTCAAGAGGGCGTTGAAAGAGAATTACCACTCGGGCCTGGCGATGCTCTTGCAGGCCGTCGAACGCTGCCCCGTGGAGCTCTGGACGGCTCCGAACCCGCCGGCCGGACCGTCACAGGACACGGGGTCCGAATGGAACGGCGTCGAGCGACCTTTCTGGCGCATCGCCTTCCATACCGTCTACTTCACCCACCTCTATCTCGGACAAGACGAAGAAGCGTTCAAGCCACCACCGTCGGAACTGGCCGTTTCCCGCCGGCCCGAGTTCGAGCGGATGTGGCGCGCACCCTGGGACCTCGAACCTTACGAACTCGCGACCGGGACCGGACCGTGCCGTCCTGCAGACGTCATCGCCTACTTGGTGTTCGTGGACGGTCTCGTCGACGCGACGGTCGACGCGCTCGATCTCGACCGCCCTTCGAGCGGCTTCTCCTGGTATCCGAAGGAGTCTAAGGCGTCGCACCAATTGCTGAACTTGCGCCACCTTCAAGGACATGTCGGGCAGCTTTCGGAACTGCTGATGCTACGAGGCATCGACGTCGATTGGGTCTAG
- a CDS encoding DUF1905 domain-containing protein — MTIEVTGSIWYWRGPAPFHFVTVPAEESQGIKEVSSKVTYGWGVIPVRVRCRATEWTTSLFPKDGLYLVPIKDKVRRAESLQEGDEVSLTVVVETRS, encoded by the coding sequence ATGACGATCGAAGTGACCGGGAGCATCTGGTACTGGCGCGGCCCCGCCCCCTTCCACTTCGTCACCGTCCCTGCCGAAGAGTCGCAAGGGATCAAAGAGGTGTCTTCCAAGGTGACCTATGGTTGGGGCGTGATTCCGGTTCGAGTCCGATGCAGAGCGACCGAATGGACGACGTCCCTGTTCCCCAAGGACGGTCTCTATCTGGTTCCGATCAAGGACAAAGTCCGAAGGGCCGAGTCCCTCCAGGAGGGCGACGAAGTCAGCCTGACCGTCGTCGTCGAAACCCGTTCCTGA
- a CDS encoding DUF2721 domain-containing protein, whose protein sequence is MGSEGSPFAALTLIVAPAILTNACSVLILSTSNRLARTVDRARVLVGQIEAAAPGTVSHLLEAQRSAESRAIMLAKALRLTYSSLGGFAGAALASVFGAVSTTGPAWLETLLQGLALLLGLAAVSGLTAAAVILVQESRATVAQLQRESEQMERRRSSY, encoded by the coding sequence ATGGGTTCCGAAGGAAGTCCGTTCGCGGCGCTGACGCTCATCGTCGCTCCTGCGATCCTTACGAACGCGTGTTCGGTCTTGATCCTGAGTACCAGTAACCGACTGGCAAGGACCGTCGACCGTGCGCGCGTCTTGGTCGGGCAGATCGAAGCGGCGGCTCCGGGGACGGTGTCACACCTTCTCGAAGCCCAGAGGTCGGCCGAATCGCGGGCGATCATGTTAGCCAAGGCGCTCCGGCTCACCTACAGCTCGCTCGGTGGCTTCGCCGGTGCGGCGTTGGCATCGGTTTTCGGAGCCGTCTCCACGACCGGGCCGGCCTGGCTCGAAACGCTGCTCCAAGGGCTGGCGCTGCTCTTGGGCTTGGCCGCCGTCAGCGGTTTGACGGCCGCGGCCGTGATCCTCGTCCAGGAGTCTCGGGCCACGGTGGCGCAGCTTCAGCGCGAGAGCGAGCAGATGGAACGGCGCCGTTCGTCGTATTGA
- a CDS encoding META domain-containing protein, with protein sequence MSIVLPLIATAVFLQSPMEGSFSGTVTYRSRMALPTGSVLVVALDRFAGPDHSNVTEVRMNLGGKQVPVAFALPYTGLKTQGTRYGVRAEIRHEGRVLFSSPSTRSVQPGQKSKIGLVLVPAAQADTPKIVDTHWELMALDGKPIGSPERPPTLALSRDGKLQGFGGVNRFGGSYVLGERSAQFDPGPMTLMAGPPELMDTESAFVRILPLANRAEVFEGELVLLRGERELARFRKSKGAG encoded by the coding sequence ATGTCGATCGTCCTGCCTTTGATCGCGACGGCCGTCTTCCTTCAATCCCCGATGGAAGGCTCGTTCTCCGGAACGGTCACGTACCGGAGCCGGATGGCCTTGCCGACCGGATCCGTCCTCGTCGTCGCCCTCGACCGGTTCGCCGGTCCGGACCATTCGAACGTGACGGAAGTCCGGATGAACTTGGGTGGAAAGCAGGTCCCTGTCGCGTTCGCGTTGCCCTACACCGGTCTCAAGACGCAAGGAACGCGGTACGGCGTGAGGGCCGAAATCCGTCATGAAGGCCGAGTCCTCTTCTCTTCGCCGTCGACGCGTTCCGTACAACCGGGTCAGAAGTCGAAAATCGGACTTGTCCTCGTCCCTGCGGCTCAGGCCGACACTCCGAAGATCGTCGACACCCATTGGGAACTCATGGCCTTGGACGGGAAGCCCATCGGGTCTCCTGAGCGTCCGCCGACCCTCGCCCTTTCCCGCGACGGGAAACTCCAAGGGTTCGGCGGCGTCAACCGCTTTGGCGGCAGCTATGTGCTTGGCGAAAGGTCGGCTCAATTCGATCCCGGACCGATGACTTTGATGGCCGGGCCGCCCGAACTGATGGATACCGAGTCCGCGTTCGTACGGATCCTGCCGTTGGCCAATCGGGCCGAAGTGTTCGAAGGCGAGCTCGTCCTCCTTCGAGGGGAAAGAGAGCTCGCCCGGTTCCGCAAGTCAAAGGGCGCAGGTTAG
- a CDS encoding DinB family protein — translation MTPTEALLDSWNRQCRIVDNMARIVTPDLLDAKPSEDGWTVAFHLAHIHGTRRYWHMNAAGLDAPVGPSLYTFTEGQDPVPSRDIEEIRARLAESAKLVHDWVAEQVGSGAQKVGNYDHPVYYLQHMVWHEGWHVALLMLAFRLAGQEPDEEWECANVWDLWRLPD, via the coding sequence GTGACGCCGACCGAAGCCCTGCTCGACTCCTGGAACCGTCAATGCCGGATCGTGGACAACATGGCCCGGATCGTGACCCCGGACCTTCTGGACGCCAAACCGTCCGAGGACGGCTGGACGGTGGCGTTCCACTTGGCCCACATCCATGGGACGCGGCGTTACTGGCACATGAACGCGGCCGGACTCGACGCGCCCGTCGGGCCGAGCCTGTACACGTTCACCGAGGGCCAAGACCCGGTTCCTTCACGCGATATCGAGGAGATCAGGGCGCGCTTGGCAGAAAGCGCCAAGCTCGTCCACGATTGGGTGGCCGAACAGGTCGGATCGGGTGCACAAAAAGTCGGCAACTATGACCACCCCGTCTACTACCTGCAGCACATGGTGTGGCACGAAGGGTGGCACGTCGCCCTTCTCATGTTGGCCTTCCGTCTGGCCGGGCAAGAGCCGGACGAAGAGTGGGAGTGCGCCAATGTTTGGGACCTCTGGCGCTTGCCCGACTAA
- a CDS encoding DinB family protein, whose product MPIDVSRYTSPLSRTPRELRTIVQGRTDEELASRHAADVVSPRQAVGHLLLCECEGWIERVKFVLDPQSVSPMDEVAELARIRTLSLDQTLDEFEERRLMAIDRLRGLGLSEDDLERSYDDEEIGPFTVRSVLACWVAHDHYHLGQIYKSFAALWKDEIGPWQAFLNLPNFN is encoded by the coding sequence GTGCCGATCGACGTTTCGCGCTACACTTCCCCCCTGTCCCGGACGCCCCGCGAGTTGCGGACGATCGTCCAGGGCCGCACGGACGAGGAGCTCGCCAGCCGTCACGCCGCCGACGTCGTGAGCCCGAGGCAGGCGGTCGGACACCTGTTGCTGTGCGAGTGCGAAGGATGGATCGAACGGGTGAAGTTCGTCCTTGACCCGCAGTCGGTGTCTCCCATGGACGAAGTAGCGGAACTTGCCCGGATCCGGACGCTGTCGCTCGACCAGACCTTGGACGAGTTCGAGGAAAGGCGGCTCATGGCCATCGACCGTCTTCGGGGACTCGGGCTCTCGGAGGACGACCTGGAGCGTTCGTACGACGACGAGGAGATCGGCCCGTTCACGGTGCGAAGCGTTCTGGCCTGCTGGGTAGCCCACGACCACTACCACCTTGGGCAGATTTACAAGTCGTTCGCTGCGTTATGGAAGGACGAGATCGGCCCGTGGCAGGCGTTCTTGAACCTGCCGAACTTCAATTAG
- a CDS encoding type 1 glutamine amidotransferase, whose product MNLNGKRVAILATHGFEESELLEPKRALEEAGAATEVVAPEPGEIKGWKHADWGRSVSVDRTLGDADCEDYDALVLPGGVMNPDKLRTMPEAVGFVHGFAEAGKPIAAICHGPWTLIEAGAVNGKRMTSWPSLQSDLTNAGAEWVDEEVVVDQGLVTSRKPDDLPAFNRKMIEEIREGRHASMTG is encoded by the coding sequence ATGAACTTGAACGGAAAACGCGTCGCCATCCTTGCCACTCACGGGTTCGAGGAATCAGAGTTGCTCGAACCGAAGCGAGCCTTAGAGGAAGCGGGCGCCGCGACCGAAGTCGTCGCACCGGAGCCAGGTGAGATCAAGGGTTGGAAGCACGCCGACTGGGGTCGATCGGTATCGGTGGACCGTACTCTCGGCGACGCCGATTGCGAAGACTACGACGCTCTGGTCCTTCCTGGCGGCGTGATGAACCCCGACAAGCTCCGGACGATGCCGGAAGCGGTCGGATTCGTCCACGGTTTCGCGGAAGCGGGCAAACCGATCGCCGCGATCTGCCACGGGCCGTGGACACTCATCGAGGCCGGAGCCGTGAACGGAAAACGGATGACATCGTGGCCGTCATTGCAGAGCGATCTGACCAACGCAGGAGCGGAATGGGTCGACGAAGAGGTCGTCGTGGACCAAGGCCTGGTCACAAGCCGGAAGCCGGACGATCTGCCGGCCTTCAACCGGAAGATGATCGAAGAGATCCGCGAGGGCCGTCACGCCTCGATGACGGGCTGA
- a CDS encoding TetR/AcrR family transcriptional regulator, translating into MEGKKRIPADARKRQIASSALLVFAKEGFDGATTRKLAEAAGVSEALLYRHFPTKEALYGGLVSVFSERAGDIPALLTRSKPGTGPLVETVYSLTRLILLGAPGRPKDDTVDRLVGQSLLGDGTFAAGFLSSLFEPLVPYLSACLRAAWAEGDLQALEGPPELPCYLMHHLAGAVALFRLPGRPLLPTDDPETLFRQTVLFSCRGLGLTSAALDRHLDFDRLDRSFVTTLTPPTPHEDS; encoded by the coding sequence GTGGAAGGCAAGAAGAGGATCCCGGCCGATGCCCGTAAACGACAGATCGCGTCGTCGGCCCTTCTGGTGTTCGCCAAAGAGGGGTTCGATGGTGCGACGACCCGGAAACTGGCGGAAGCGGCTGGCGTGTCCGAGGCCTTGCTGTACCGCCATTTTCCGACGAAGGAGGCCCTTTACGGCGGACTAGTCTCCGTGTTCTCGGAGCGTGCCGGTGACATCCCGGCACTCTTGACCCGTTCCAAGCCGGGGACCGGACCGCTGGTCGAAACCGTGTACTCCCTGACGCGCCTGATCCTCTTAGGCGCACCGGGCCGGCCGAAGGACGACACCGTCGACCGGTTGGTCGGACAAAGCCTTCTCGGCGACGGCACCTTTGCGGCGGGCTTCCTGTCGAGTCTCTTCGAGCCTCTCGTGCCGTATCTCAGCGCGTGTCTCAGGGCGGCGTGGGCCGAAGGAGACCTTCAGGCTCTCGAAGGGCCGCCCGAGTTGCCGTGTTACTTGATGCACCACCTTGCGGGGGCCGTCGCCCTCTTCAGGCTTCCGGGCCGACCATTGTTGCCGACCGACGACCCGGAGACTCTGTTCCGGCAGACGGTCCTCTTCTCCTGCCGCGGCCTCGGATTGACGAGTGCCGCCCTCGACCGGCACCTCGACTTCGATCGGCTCGACCGCTCGTTCGTCACGACCCTGACTCCCCCGACACCCCATGAAGACTCTTGA
- a CDS encoding DUF1772 domain-containing protein: protein MKTLDLLRFLLLNLSVVFSAGLLFVNVYNSVVDAANWGSHLPNSVEAARAYFKAADPGTFFRIASPLSQVIALGALIACWNCGPTMRALCGLALTAAVASDVMTFAYFYPRNDVLFHRPLQGSMDAVRSAVTQWSAMNWVRSATVAVGVLMALASLTTFARTIGVDVRHVARQATA, encoded by the coding sequence ATGAAGACTCTTGATCTCCTCCGGTTCCTGTTGCTGAACCTGTCCGTCGTCTTTTCGGCAGGACTCCTCTTCGTGAACGTTTACAATTCCGTCGTCGACGCGGCCAATTGGGGCAGCCATCTGCCGAACTCCGTTGAAGCGGCCCGTGCCTATTTCAAGGCCGCTGATCCCGGAACGTTCTTCCGGATCGCTTCGCCGCTCAGCCAAGTGATCGCTTTAGGCGCCTTGATCGCCTGTTGGAACTGCGGTCCGACGATGCGCGCCCTCTGCGGGCTCGCTCTCACCGCCGCCGTCGCGAGCGACGTGATGACGTTCGCATATTTTTATCCGCGCAACGACGTCCTGTTCCATCGACCGTTGCAGGGCAGCATGGACGCCGTGAGGTCGGCGGTCACGCAGTGGTCGGCGATGAACTGGGTCAGAAGCGCGACTGTCGCGGTCGGGGTGCTCATGGCCCTGGCTTCACTGACCACCTTCGCCCGCACGATCGGGGTCGACGTTCGTCATGTGGCCCGTCAGGCGACAGCCTGA
- a CDS encoding VCBS repeat-containing protein, whose translation MTAALLLLALSFPQPEVTFSKSVLDKRFVSEGVAVADIDRDGKQDVVAGNVWYEAPDWRPHEIGPLATIDPAKGYSDCFHTWCEDLDRDGWTDQIVVGMPGERATWRQNPKGQPGPWKVHPVAPSACNESPLFVDLFRNGKRVLVMGTDDKRLSWATPAKDPYSPWEVHGISAQDGAGSHRYDHGLGVGDVDGDGKNDVLTIRGTYAPPATKVDGPWTFRPSDLGPDCAHMTVLPDGQGVLTTSAHARGVWWHRRDPSGTFTKTVIDDTLSVTHAAVLVRFGGRWNLVTGKRKWAHAPGVDVGSEEPAWLVRYELRDGAWTRTLIDGDSGVGTQFVVQDVNGDKKADIVTSNKNGVFLFQQR comes from the coding sequence ATGACGGCCGCGCTCCTCCTCCTCGCCCTGTCCTTTCCACAGCCCGAGGTGACGTTCTCGAAGAGCGTCCTTGACAAGCGGTTCGTGTCCGAAGGCGTCGCCGTCGCCGACATCGACCGCGACGGCAAGCAGGACGTCGTCGCCGGCAACGTGTGGTACGAGGCCCCGGACTGGCGTCCGCACGAAATCGGGCCCCTCGCGACCATCGATCCGGCTAAGGGCTACAGCGACTGTTTCCACACCTGGTGCGAGGACCTCGACCGCGACGGGTGGACGGACCAGATCGTGGTCGGAATGCCGGGGGAGCGAGCGACCTGGCGCCAAAACCCAAAGGGACAGCCCGGGCCATGGAAAGTCCACCCGGTCGCACCCAGTGCCTGCAACGAGAGTCCGCTCTTTGTCGACCTCTTCCGGAACGGGAAGAGGGTGCTGGTCATGGGAACGGACGATAAGCGACTGTCTTGGGCGACTCCTGCAAAGGATCCGTATTCCCCTTGGGAGGTCCACGGGATCAGCGCTCAGGACGGGGCGGGGTCCCATCGCTACGACCATGGCCTTGGTGTCGGCGACGTCGATGGCGACGGCAAGAACGACGTCTTGACGATTCGAGGCACGTACGCGCCGCCCGCCACGAAGGTCGATGGTCCTTGGACTTTTCGGCCCTCAGACCTCGGGCCGGACTGCGCCCACATGACGGTCTTGCCAGACGGACAAGGAGTTTTGACGACGTCGGCCCATGCCCGAGGCGTCTGGTGGCACCGTCGGGATCCGTCGGGAACGTTCACGAAGACCGTCATCGACGACACCCTGTCCGTCACGCACGCGGCCGTGCTCGTCCGGTTCGGCGGCCGATGGAACCTCGTCACCGGGAAGAGGAAGTGGGCCCACGCCCCCGGAGTCGACGTCGGCTCGGAGGAACCGGCTTGGCTCGTGCGGTACGAACTGCGGGACGGAGCATGGACGCGGACCCTCATCGACGGGGATTCCGGCGTCGGGACACAGTTCGTGGTCCAAGACGTGAACGGCGACAAGAAGGCCGACATCGTCACGTCGAACAAGAACGGGGTCTTCCTGTTCCAACAAAGGTGA
- a CDS encoding OFA family MFS transporter — protein sequence MPDVAPHTVERQRATGLLDKERTVARPGFNRWLVPPAALAIHLSIGMAYGFSVFWLPLSKAVGITAPVPGDWSVSSLGWMFTLFFVFLGSSAAVFGRWLERNGPRKAGVAAAVCWGGGFFVSAMGIHLHQIFLLWIGSGVIGGCGLGLGYISPVSTLIKWFPDKRGMATGMAIMGFGGGAMIGAPLADVLIKHFASPTSVGVFETFLTLGTVYFVAMMSGAFLYRVPPPDWTPEGWAPPEPDVTTMITRGHVHVDQAHRTPQFWLLWAVLCLNVSAGIGVIGMASPMLQEVFGGRLIGVDGPLSALSEAETLRTATVGAAFAGLLSLFNILGRIGWASLSDTLGRKRTYFVFFALGTLLYALAPAAAGTKNVAVFVALFCVILTMYGGGFATIPAYLADLFGTQHVGAIHGRLLTAWSTAGILGPVLVNYIREFQLRRGVPNDAAYNVTMLILAGLLLLGFLANLLVRPVDPKHFMTEDELAKERGVASTRKGPNEVRSWRPTRSSWVTVALAWTLIGLPLGWGVWQTVVKAAALFG from the coding sequence ATGCCTGACGTCGCTCCGCACACCGTCGAAAGGCAACGGGCCACAGGGCTCTTGGACAAGGAAAGAACGGTCGCTAGACCTGGTTTCAACAGGTGGCTGGTGCCGCCTGCGGCCCTGGCCATCCATCTCTCGATCGGAATGGCCTATGGATTCAGCGTCTTCTGGCTACCCCTGAGCAAGGCCGTCGGCATCACGGCCCCCGTTCCGGGCGACTGGTCCGTCAGCAGCCTAGGGTGGATGTTCACCCTGTTCTTCGTGTTCCTCGGATCGTCGGCGGCCGTGTTCGGACGGTGGCTCGAACGGAACGGTCCTCGAAAGGCCGGTGTGGCCGCCGCGGTCTGTTGGGGCGGAGGCTTCTTCGTCTCCGCCATGGGGATACACCTTCACCAGATCTTCCTTCTTTGGATCGGCTCCGGCGTCATCGGGGGATGCGGTCTCGGTCTCGGATACATCTCCCCCGTCTCGACTTTGATCAAGTGGTTCCCGGACAAACGGGGAATGGCGACCGGTATGGCGATCATGGGTTTCGGAGGCGGAGCGATGATCGGAGCGCCATTGGCCGACGTCTTGATCAAACACTTCGCATCACCGACGTCGGTTGGAGTCTTCGAGACCTTCTTGACCCTCGGCACGGTCTATTTCGTAGCGATGATGTCGGGCGCGTTCCTTTACCGCGTCCCGCCGCCCGACTGGACTCCGGAAGGATGGGCGCCGCCCGAACCGGACGTGACGACGATGATCACCCGTGGCCACGTCCATGTCGATCAAGCCCACAGGACGCCGCAGTTCTGGCTGCTGTGGGCCGTCCTGTGCCTCAACGTCAGCGCCGGGATCGGCGTCATCGGAATGGCGTCCCCGATGCTACAGGAGGTGTTCGGCGGCCGACTCATCGGCGTCGACGGGCCGCTGTCCGCCTTGAGCGAAGCTGAGACCTTGCGGACAGCGACCGTCGGGGCTGCTTTCGCCGGACTTCTAAGCCTTTTCAACATCCTCGGGCGAATCGGCTGGGCGTCACTGTCCGACACCTTGGGACGCAAGCGGACGTACTTCGTCTTCTTCGCCCTCGGCACGTTGCTCTACGCCCTCGCACCGGCGGCGGCCGGCACCAAGAACGTCGCAGTCTTCGTCGCCTTGTTCTGCGTGATCTTGACGATGTACGGGGGCGGGTTCGCCACGATTCCGGCGTACTTGGCCGACCTCTTCGGCACGCAACACGTCGGAGCCATCCACGGCCGGTTGCTGACCGCATGGTCGACCGCGGGGATCTTAGGCCCTGTCCTCGTCAACTACATCCGCGAGTTCCAATTACGGCGTGGCGTCCCGAACGACGCTGCGTACAACGTGACGATGCTGATCCTGGCCGGCCTCCTTCTTCTTGGTTTCCTCGCGAACCTCCTCGTCCGACCGGTCGACCCGAAGCACTTCATGACCGAGGACGAATTGGCAAAGGAACGGGGCGTCGCGTCCACGCGCAAAGGACCGAACGAGGTCCGGAGCTGGCGACCGACACGTTCGTCCTGGGTCACGGTCGCCCTTGCGTGGACGCTGATCGGTCTGCCGCTGGGTTGGGGCGTGTGGCAAACCGTCGTCAAAGCAGCGGCCTTGTTCGGTTAA